The following is a genomic window from Ignavibacteriales bacterium.
AAATAGACCACAGCATTCACTTTGATTGAGACGTTGTCCTTCGTGATCACGTCTTGTGGCGGCACGTCCATCACGACTGTGCGGAGACTCACCTTGATCATCCGATCGATCAAGGGCACCAGGATGATCAGTCCGGGCCCGTTTCCCATGCCGCCTGGATTGAACACTGCCTTGGATTTCCGGCCAAGCCTGAAAATAACTGCCCGCTCATAGTCCCGTAAAATTCTGATGGAATTTCCTATGATGATAAGGACGAAAGCGATTGCCGCAATAATAAGCACCGCAACGGGTTGCATGGTGAACTCCTTTCTGATGGTACTGTCAGCTACTTGCGCTCCTCTTGAACGCGCAATGTGAGGTTTTCGAATCCTACTATTCTGACCTTTGAATTCGCTGGAATCTCGCCCGAAACGGAGAGTGCGTTCCAAATCTCTCCGCGGACTCTCACGCGTCCATGCGGATTGAGTGGCGTGATAGCCTCGCCGAACAGGCCGAGGAGGGCCTCCATTCCTGTCGTCGGTTTCGACTGCAGCGCACGCAGGCCGAATCCTACGACGAACATGAAGAACACGAGTGTCAAGGCAGCGCAGGTAAGTATGACACTCCAGGAGATCTGAACAAATTCGAGTGCAGAATCCGATCGTATCAGCATCATGGATCCCAGAATGAGTGCGATCAATCCTCCAACCGAGAGAACGCCGTGGCTGGCGACCTTGAGGTCAGCTACGAACAAAATGATGGCGAAAACGATGAGTGCGAGACCAGCGTAATTTATTGGGAGTGTGTGCAATGAATAGAAGGCGAGGATGAGGCTGATTCCTCCAACGACACCGGGCAATACCGAACCGGGATTGTACAGTTCGAATAGAAGCCCATATATGCCGAGCAACATCAGTACGTATGCGATATTCGGATCGCTCAGGGTGTCAAGCAATCGCTCGGTGAAACTCATCTCCCATTCTTCAATTGACTGGCCTTTGGTGTGCAGTGTTGTCGGGCCGGAGGGGAGCTCGATTGTTCTTCCGTCGAGAGCCGCCAGCAGGCTGTCCGTGTTCCTGGCAACCAGATCGATGACCCCCATCTTCAGCGCCTCTGTTTCCGTAATAGAAAGGCTGCGGCGGACTGCTTCTTCAGCCCA
Proteins encoded in this region:
- a CDS encoding nodulation protein NfeD, translated to MKILRSVTLLVLLTPFLTVPAIAQKIVAIRIDKTINPAAAEYLHSSIQSATEKQAQCLIIFLNTPGGLLKSTRAMVSDILESKIPIIVFVSPPGSQSASAGVFITLAAHVAAMAPGTNIGAAHPVTLQGSMDTTMMEKATNDAAAFVRTIAEKRHRNITWAEEAVRRSLSITETEALKMGVIDLVARNTDSLLAALDGRTIELPSGPTTLHTKGQSIEEWEMSFTERLLDTLSDPNIAYVLMLLGIYGLLFELYNPGSVLPGVVGGISLILAFYSLHTLPINYAGLALIVFAIILFVADLKVASHGVLSVGGLIALILGSMMLIRSDSALEFVQISWSVILTCAALTLVFFMFVVGFGLRALQSKPTTGMEALLGLFGEAITPLNPHGRVRVRGEIWNALSVSGEIPANSKVRIVGFENLTLRVQEERK